One window of the Cryptomeria japonica chromosome 7, Sugi_1.0, whole genome shotgun sequence genome contains the following:
- the LOC131049263 gene encoding uncharacterized protein LOC131049263, whose amino-acid sequence MAYFSVSFQTFAVAVMAGMVLAVPIYTTLSEQLEAIMIDPDIIMMLSPVALVLLIRWLSSSSSASFSSFFFANDPSSFHRVGGSPVGVAIVLLMVLLMIWYQGSGGDDESED is encoded by the coding sequence ATGGCTTACTTTTCTGTTTCTTTCCAAACCTTTGCAGTGGCAGTTATGGCAGGGATGGTGTTGGCAGTGCCCATTTACACCACTCTCTCTGAACAACTGGAAGCCATAATGATAGATCCAGACATCATTATGATGTTGTCTCCAGTGGCTCTTGTTCTACTCATCAGAtggctttcttcttcttcttctgcttctttttcttctttcttctttgccAATGATCCATCCTCATTCCACAGGGTAGGAGGATCACCAGTTGGTGTGGCCATTGTGCTTTTAATGGTGTTGCTTATGATCTGGTATCAGGGTTCTGGTGGAGATGATGAATCAGAGGACTAG